The DNA sequence GCTCTCACCACTTCTATTGAACCTTCTTGCTATTCTATTGCTTTTCGTCATTCTCATTGGCGGGAAGCAATGTCTAATGAGCTACGTGCCCTTGAAGCCAATTCCACCTGGACACTTGAGCCCCTTCCTCCTGGAAAAAAACccattggttgcaaatgggtctttaaaaccaaactcaaagccGATGGCTCAGTTGAAAGATATAAAGCTCGCCTCGTTGCAAAAGGCTACACTCAAGTTGAAGGTCTCGACTATCATGAGACTTTTGCACCCGTTGCAAAAATGACTACTGTCCGGTGTTTGTTAGCTGTTGCTGCCACTCAGCAATGGATCATCCACCAATTAGACGTCAACAATGCCTTCCTCCACGgtgatcttgatgaagaagtaTACATGACACCACCTCCCGGATATTGTCCTAAGGGGGAGACCCGCGTCTGCCGTCTCTGCAAATctctctatggcctcaaacaagcctccCGCAActgattttttaaactaaccgttgtgcttcttgatgcaggtttCACTCAATCTCAAGCAGATCACTCTTTGTTCACACTAGTCACCACCACGAGTATCACCGTTGTGCTTGTCTATGTCGATGATATCTTGGTTGCTGGCAATGATATCTCCCAAATCGAGGTCTTCAAACGTGCTCGCTCCACCAATTTCAAAATCAAGGATCTTGGCcccctcaaatattttcttggtcttgaagttGCTCGTTCCAAAAAAGGCATCTTCCTTAACCAACGAAAATATGCTCTTGACATACTGAATGACAGTGGCCAACTTGGTGCTCGAGTCGCTCCTTTTCCCatggaacaaaatttgaaactcaCCAATCAAGATGGTCGCCTCCTTTCTGATCCGAGTGCCTATCAACGACTCGTGGGCCGACTCATCTACCTGACCATCACTCGTCCTGATATTGTCTTCGCCGTGAACATCCTCAGTCAGTTTATGCATGCTCCCCGCCTTCCACACATGCAAGCCGCCACTCGTGTTCTCCGCTACATCAAAGGCAGCCCAGGCCAAGGCATTTTCTTTCCGTCCTCCAATCCCCTACATGTTACAGCCTAcactgattctgattgggccagCTGTCCCACCACTCGTCGCTCCACCACCGGTTTTTTCATTCAACTCGGCACAAGTCCTATTTCATGGTGCACAAAAAAACAGACGACCGTAGCCCGTTCTTCCGCCGAAGCTGAATATCGTGCCATGGCCGTCACCACATGCGAGCTTATCTGGTCGAAACAACTCCTAACTGATTTTGGTATCCCTCATCCTAAACCTTTCAGTTTGCACTGTGACAATCAATCTGCTCTGCACATTGCCCATAATcctgtgtttcatgaacgtaccaagcacattgagattgattgccaCATTATTCGAGACAAGATCAGGTCTGGACTCCTCACTGCGGTCCACACGTCATCTCTTGAACAAATTGCGGACATCTTCACTAAACCGTTAGGCAAagaactttttcatcattttttatgcAAGTTGGGAATTACGGATCTtcatgcgccaacttgagggAGAGTATTGATACAATCAAATCTCAATTCTCAAGATTTCAATTTGCACAGAATCAGCCAAGGAATCATCAGTTACTTTCCATTTAtttccatttatttataaatatcagttatttccttatatttgtttatttccaTATTTAATTTGACTTCCTGTATCTATTTAATCAGCATTGTATCATTGTAATCGATAAGTCATTTTGAGAATAAACTATTCTAGTCTCACGTTGTTAACAATTTACCTGATAATCTCCAAGTGTACGCGACTTAAAACCTGCTGCGCAATATTCAAAGTAATATTCCCACGTCCTTATAAATTTTTCGTCAAAGCCGAGAGCAACGATTTTGCTGCAAAACGAAACAAGCATTAGCGCCCTCAGCATCAAAATACAACACCTTGTTACTCCCAAATCCTGATTAGATCAATCTTTTTTGAGATGAGGCACGATAATTACTGtacaaattctttttcttaCCTCTGGTTTTCCATAAACTTTTTCCTCCAGCATTGGAGTGTTTGGTAGTAATGATTCCCTATGTTCTCCAGGTGCTCCACACTGCATTTACcgaatttcttttacttttggagagagaaataCAAAAAGTACAAGAAGTGATTACTAAGCAATAAAAACTTTACCTGAGTCTGGATGCAGAAGCCATGGCTGATGTTATCCTGCTTAATGAAGGTATGCATGCACCGGGAAATATATATTCCTTTATAAAGTCTGAGCTTTTCTTGTGCTCATCATAACGTTCATCTGGCATCGATGAGAACTAAGAAAAGATCAACAGGCTTTAATCGTTAGCAATCATGTGTTGAAAATTGTCGCGAACTTCGGCAAATCAAATTAGAAAACAGAGAAGAGAGGATGTACATCCCTTTCCTATAAAGAGATGCACATATAGATATTATTACCAAAGGAGAGATTTCTCTACATATAAACAGTTAGAGTCCGCttttgaaaaaggggaagtgcATCGGAGTCCTCAACCCGCAGCAGATAGGGAAAACTTATTATATAGCATGCACCTTGGGGCTTTCTCTTTGGATGCAATGGAAGTATATAGATATCATGAGTAAAGTTGTAGCGCCTAAGGGTGAGCTTTCATGCAAGTGGAGGTTTGGTCCCAAGTAATGCTTTTGCCTAAGGGTGAGCTTTTTCGAAAAGCTAGTGGAGATTCTGAGGCTCAGGATGTATAGGTATTTACTGATTATGGCTTGAGCGCCTCATCTTTTTGATAGTAGAAATTTTCCCTGATCATCTCCACAGAGAGGTTTGTGTCAAATTATGCAAGCAGTCTCCTAGTGTGTGATCTTCTTACTTTGTACGTTCTTGACATTGAATATGTTGTCCATAGCTATTGGTTATGTTGTTGTATGCTTCGAATATCACTTCACTTTCACTTGGGAGATAATGTGATCAGAAGTAGTCTCCTAGGAGTGTTTCTTTGAAGAGCTGCTGCTACTTAGATTTTGGTGCATTGGGTATATTGGTGGCTAGGATTTGAGTATCTATCACTACTGTagtactaaatttttttttgtgataattcACTAACTTTAAGAGTATCCATTGGCATAACACAATGTATTTAATAGGGCTAAATCACCAAGGCATTTGCAACCAACCATGGCATTAGTATCAAACTGTAAAAGACATGACACCATCATTTACTCCAGCCCACCACCCCGGCCTCCCCACAAAGTTCATTACCTGCAGAACAAGAATCCCGTCTTCGGATAACAATGATTCGCAGCAACCAAAAAACTCTTCCATAAATTCATGGCCAACATGTTCTATCATCTCGCTGAAAAATTGTATCAAGAATCACGGTTTTGTTAGCATCATCACAGTCAGATTCTACGAATTGGTAGTTAAAGAACTCACCAAGATATAATTCTGTCATATTTGTAGGTATCTGGCACCTGGCGATAATCACAAAGAAGAAGCCTAATATGGTCCTGAGAGAAGAGTTGATTAAGATGATGCCATTTCATAAAGATAACATTAGAGTCACCAAATGTTCTCATGCTGAGAAGAACCTCATGATCATTAGATgcaaattgaaactgaaatgcaGTTGAAGATGGGAACTTTTTTATGCTTTGTATAATCTGAAGCTTCTTTAGTAATTTTTCAAGACTTCTTTAACATCTAATTACAATTGCACCTTTGAACTACCACCCCCTTTTTTGCAATGTGGACCCCtaactataaaattcagaaaatcaCCTGAAGGCCAGCagttttcactttcttttccGCATATTTTAGTTGCGCTTCAGATAGAGTGATGCCTGTGTATTTGCACCCGGTCTGTTTGACAACTTCAATGGCAAAGCTTCCCCAACCACACCCAATATCAAGAACTCGATGCTTGTTATCAATTCTTGCCTTGTTATTGGAAAGTAAAAATGAAAGTAATGCAACTTAGAGCAAGGGGAACTGTAAGAATTTGACATGATTCAACAGAAAAGGCTCACCTTTTCAATCAAAATAGAGATTTTTCTCAGCTGTGCAACTTTCAAGTCTTCATCTTCCttctaagaaatattttagaacaTATGAATTTAAGTTAAAGCTAAAGCTTGGATGGAAGAATTAagtaaatgcatttttttttatcactaaaTCATCAAAAAGGTTCTGATCCTGACCTTAAATACAGCAGACGAGTATGTCATTGTTTCATCCAAGAACAGAGCAAACAATTCATTACTCTAGAAACATAGCAAAGGACGAGCTATAAGTTTCTATTTGTCAATAATATCATGCAGTAACTGCTGATTAGAGGATGAAATATGGAAGTATCCGTATTAGCAAATAACTGAGAACCTTATCAGCTAATTCCTCACTAACTCTtgttatacatacatattttattttcagatttgtGGGAATCCTTCCTCATTTTCTCGGCAAACTAAAACAGTTCTTACATTTGAACGATCAAACGCCACTCCACAATGATCTATGTGTTGTACACAAACACATGTTCACACAAACACGTGTTCAATCCATAATTTTCCTGATCAAAGCTATTAGGTTGCCATTAATGGTCCTTCTGGATTCATCCAATGACATCAAATAAAAACATGGAATTTAGaggtaaaaatattatttataccaGGTCGTAATGGCGAGAGATGTTCCTGCGAGCATGTGTAAGGGTATTTTGccttaaaaaatgattgagaaagTCCTTTGCAGATGCTATGCCTGCTGTGAATATCAATGGAGTCCACCAGCCCCTAAAGCCAACAAAAGGTCATGAGTGCTCAAACTAGTGCAATTGAGGAGATGAGTAATTATCAATTTATCATGGTATAACTATCCAAGCTTCCAACAAAGTCTGCCAGTTGCAACATATATACCTTGTCTTATTCGATTTTGTGGCAGAGGAAATTGCATCTCTACCGGCAATAATAATCTGCAAAATAAAATTGACGAAGAATTTCATAGACTTAACACATCTCATAAAACCAGTTTAACAAGAgagtattgtttattttttataaacaggCCAAAGACCTTGTCTACAGGCAAtttgagattatttctcaacacgCTCCCTCATGTGCAGACCAgtatttttttctggtccttaTCACAAGATAAGTGGTGTGGGCCTACATTAATTCGTCCTATAacaagctctgataccatgaagaaattcaagagcctaactcatctcataaaaccaaTTCTACTAGAGAAAATTactcattctttataaatatatccaaTAATTTATCCACAggtaatataaaattattcttcaaCAATTGACAAGAGAAAATGTCGAAGAAGTAAACAgtaccagaaaaaaaaaacttggtatCAGGCTTGGAGCATTCTTTTTTTCGGATTGCTCTCCTACTCAGATCAAATTGTCTTACCATAAAAAGATTTAGAAGGCCATCGTTTTCAACTGCGAAAGAAAAATCACCATCAATGTATGCATCTGCAAGGCCTAAATCAGCTCGTGTCATGACCTGCTCATGATAGCAATCAACTTGATCTCGTCAGTGCCGGCGAGAAAGattgtgataaaaatataaaatgattttgaattaaaaatgcCAATATTCTGCGTTGGGTGGcctattctttaattaaatttgaaaagagttTTTTTCTCCTAGTACTTTCAAACAGGATGGATGTCGCAAGTTCGAGCTAGCATGGATTATGAACAACTAGAGTACATACGTACCTTCCAGTAAAACTGGGGACTATGAACTCTAAGAACGGTTTCAAGAGAACATTTTGTCATGTTTCCCTCAAAACTGAATGTTGTGCCCCCTTCCTCCATTAATCTGCATGCAATGCCACAAGTAACAGTATATTGATCGTTACAGCGCCCGGGTTTAAGCTGGGACGAGGCAGGATTATAATTAAGTTTGGAGGCCGAGTAGAATAAATAGTTTGAACTGaaattttttagtaatactTTCAACAAATCGATACAAAacgaaaacagaaaaaagaaaaaagaaaattaaacttGCTTTAATTCTTCTATGATACCATAATTTTATatctatgtgtttttttatttttttatatatatgttgtaattaAGAGAAGACGTTGAATTATGGAAacgatcaatatatatatatatatatatatatatatatatatatatatataaggaattataaaaaagagttcattaatatatataaatcataaacTAAGTTTTGTGTTTTGCAGAATAATGTATAGCagtaatatcatatatataaaagtttttaaatagTGCAATTGCATACAATATAGCCAGCTAACATAAAgtttttttggttaaatatcATCcagataattacaaattttaaaagataaataatctaatgtgaatattatattctaatttaatttcttgaaataaaacaagaaaatgtagttaccctaaaattttaaatgaaattaaactctaatttgatgatatataagaaagatatattaaaaaattattgacaaTTTACAAGGCATCCCTTAAGACTGGCCATTTAAGAGCATTAGCAAGTATCGATTACAAATTGTGGACAAGAACaagaataaaagtataaaaaactaAGGTGGTATACAAATtagataagattat is a window from the Juglans regia cultivar Chandler chromosome 7, Walnut 2.0, whole genome shotgun sequence genome containing:
- the LOC109015791 gene encoding tuberculostearic acid methyltransferase UfaA1-like isoform X1 produces the protein MAAARSLLRESCALLSKPKQMLPSLIEAGARLFVTRFLRRYISCGRLILMEEGGTTFSFEGNMTKCSLETVLRVHSPQFYWKVMTRADLGLADAYIDGDFSFAVENDGLLNLFMIIIAGRDAISSATKSNKTRGWWTPLIFTAGIASAKDFLNHFLRQNTLTHARRNISRHYDLSNELFALFLDETMTYSSAVFKKEDEDLKVAQLRKISILIEKARIDNKHRVLDIGCGWGSFAIEVVKQTGCKYTGITLSEAQLKYAEKKVKTAGLQDHIRLLLCDYRQVPDTYKYDRIISCEMIEHVGHEFMEEFFGCCESLLSEDGILVLQFSSMPDERYDEHKKSSDFIKEYIFPGACIPSLSRITSAMASASRLSVEHLENIGNHYYQTLQCWRKKFMENQSKIVALGFDEKFIRTWEYYFEYCAAGFKSRTLGDYQIVFTRPGNVAAFSNSYQSVPSGVDSVPDGDTEPSY